A window of Nitrospira sp. contains these coding sequences:
- a CDS encoding cytochrome c has product MVLPVLLGMSMLVLIGGQPRLFKGIAMAASEEEIPAGYKAKGMPSGWHDDPKIRAAGKDVFEGQAKPDVNCARCHGTDGKPTRLGKGAPDLSDPTVGQNHSDEYWFWRISEKKPGSKMPGYKDKLSEEQRWQVIAYLRTLTQSGR; this is encoded by the coding sequence ATGGTCTTGCCGGTGCTGTTAGGCATGTCCATGCTGGTCCTCATAGGTGGGCAGCCTCGTCTCTTCAAAGGCATCGCTATGGCCGCCTCTGAGGAAGAGATCCCCGCAGGATACAAGGCGAAGGGGATGCCATCCGGGTGGCACGATGATCCGAAAATCCGGGCAGCAGGAAAAGACGTGTTCGAGGGCCAAGCCAAACCAGATGTCAACTGTGCCAGGTGTCATGGGACTGATGGCAAGCCGACACGTCTCGGAAAGGGCGCGCCGGATTTGTCTGATCCGACCGTGGGCCAGAACCATTCGGATGAGTACTGGTTCTGGCGCATTTCCGAGAAGAAGCCCGGCTCCAAGATGCCGGGTTACAAAGATAAGTTGAGTGAAGAGCAGCGGTGGCAGGTGATCGCGTACCTGCGGACCTTAACGCAGTCGGGCAGGTAG
- a CDS encoding cytochrome b N-terminal domain-containing protein, with product MSGRLYQWLDERLKLTPVRIALLEEPIPGGASSIYVFGSIALFCFFLQLITGMFLAISYSPSTEHAHASIRYIMDEVPFGSFIRGLHHWGASAMMVAIGLHMLQVFLYGAYKRPRELLWVVGVVLFLLTLAFGFSGYLLPWDQRAYWATQVGINIVGTIPLVGDLLIRIIRGGQQLGAMTLSRFYALHTLFLPWLLMGFIVLHLFILRRVGPAGPWDEARGLAFSEPFWPKQVAMDAVAIGITFSLVAGLALSLPAPLSDPANPSDTSFSPAPEWYFLFYYQLLKYMKGPWEIVGTVVLPVLFYLALFLLPWLDRQPARRPFSRPVAIGLGGVFLLAVLVLLTISMREVASLPVTDPSVLRGQLLYQQLGCAGCHRIHGTGEAVGPDLSYIGQARDRDWLMRHFKDPQSLVPGSEMPPYELSGQELTDLTNYMVSLK from the coding sequence ATGAGTGGACGGTTGTATCAGTGGCTGGATGAGCGGCTGAAACTCACCCCTGTTCGCATTGCACTGTTAGAGGAGCCGATCCCTGGAGGCGCAAGCTCGATCTATGTCTTCGGCAGTATCGCGCTCTTTTGCTTCTTCCTCCAGTTGATCACCGGGATGTTCCTGGCAATCTCCTACTCGCCCTCGACCGAGCATGCCCATGCCAGCATCCGGTACATCATGGACGAGGTTCCATTCGGATCGTTCATCCGGGGACTCCACCACTGGGGGGCGAGTGCAATGATGGTCGCCATCGGGCTCCACATGCTCCAGGTATTTCTCTATGGCGCCTACAAGCGCCCCCGTGAGCTGCTGTGGGTGGTGGGCGTCGTTCTGTTTCTGCTCACGTTGGCCTTCGGGTTCAGTGGGTATCTCCTCCCATGGGACCAGCGTGCCTACTGGGCGACCCAGGTGGGGATCAACATCGTGGGAACGATTCCCCTGGTCGGCGATCTTCTGATCAGGATCATCCGGGGCGGGCAACAGCTCGGGGCGATGACACTGAGCCGCTTCTATGCGCTTCACACGCTCTTCTTACCCTGGCTCCTGATGGGGTTCATCGTGTTGCACCTCTTCATTCTTCGACGAGTAGGCCCTGCTGGGCCCTGGGATGAAGCACGGGGCCTGGCCTTCTCGGAGCCATTCTGGCCGAAACAAGTAGCCATGGATGCCGTCGCGATCGGCATCACGTTCTCGTTGGTAGCAGGCCTTGCGCTCAGCCTGCCTGCTCCTTTGAGTGATCCGGCTAATCCTTCTGATACGAGCTTTTCACCGGCGCCCGAGTGGTATTTCCTCTTCTACTATCAGCTCCTCAAGTACATGAAGGGTCCCTGGGAGATCGTGGGCACGGTGGTGCTCCCTGTCCTGTTTTACCTTGCCTTGTTCTTGCTGCCCTGGCTGGATCGTCAACCGGCTCGTCGGCCCTTTTCTCGCCCAGTCGCGATAGGGCTGGGCGGCGTGTTTCTGCTCGCGGTGCTCGTCCTGCTGACGATCTCGATGCGGGAAGTGGCTTCGCTGCCCGTGACCGATCCGTCGGTGCTGCGGGGCCAGCTGCTGTATCAGCAGCTGGGGTGTGCGGGATGCCACCGTATTCATGGGACGGGAGAGGCTGTCGGCCCAGATCTCTCGTACATCGGCCAGGCGCGCGATCGGGACTGGCTCATGCGCCATTTCAAAGACCCTCAGTCGCTCGTGCCCGGTTCAGAGATGCCGCCCTATGAACTCAGCGGGCAGGAACTGACGGATCTTACGAACTACATGGTGTCCCTGAAGTGA
- a CDS encoding ubiquinol-cytochrome c reductase iron-sulfur subunit, whose product MQLGSDAEGRRPFLAWLTGSIAALIATTIGIPLLGYTILPALRRRAPDWADAGPIDSLVPGRPGERELVLSVTDGWQKTTAKKSVWVVKDDKGAITVYAPICTHLGCGYRWEPDKEQFHCPCHHSFFSRDGNVLAGPAPRSLDVLPAKVQDGRLLVMYKEFKSGASAKIEL is encoded by the coding sequence ATGCAATTAGGTTCTGACGCTGAAGGACGGAGGCCATTTCTGGCCTGGCTAACTGGATCGATCGCCGCGCTGATTGCGACAACGATCGGAATTCCCCTGTTGGGCTACACCATCTTGCCTGCCCTGAGACGGCGTGCACCGGATTGGGCCGATGCGGGGCCGATCGACTCTCTGGTGCCGGGTCGCCCTGGTGAGCGAGAGCTCGTGCTGTCGGTGACAGACGGCTGGCAGAAGACCACTGCGAAGAAATCCGTGTGGGTCGTCAAGGACGACAAAGGGGCTATAACAGTGTATGCGCCCATCTGTACGCACCTCGGCTGCGGGTACCGTTGGGAGCCTGATAAGGAACAGTTTCATTGTCCGTGCCACCATAGTTTCTTTTCGCGAGATGGGAATGTCTTGGCGGGTCCTGCGCCGCGCTCGCTGGATGTCCTCCCAGCGAAAGTCCAGGACGGGCGGCTCTTGGTCATGTACAAGGAATTCAAATCTGGCGCTTCGGCGAAGATCGAACTGTGA
- a CDS encoding YHS domain-containing protein, with protein MKHQKEMDRVCGMWIEKSTAPVTSQYHGETYYFCAKECKEQFDQNPEYYMKGFEGRKP; from the coding sequence ATGAAACACCAAAAAGAAATGGACCGTGTGTGCGGGATGTGGATCGAGAAGAGCACGGCGCCGGTCACCAGTCAGTATCACGGAGAGACCTATTACTTCTGCGCGAAGGAGTGCAAGGAGCAATTCGATCAGAATCCGGAGTACTACATGAAGGGATTTGAGGGCCGGAAGCCTTGA